ttgattttttaaaatattcctttaTTCATTTTGGCTAACATACAATGtctcttctcctggcagccaggaaTACTATCAAAGTTGACTCTAAATGTGTCTGATGCCACTAGATGGGATTCCACCAGCTTTTGCCCTAGTGAAAGAGAATGGTATTCAATGTAACCACCTCCAGAAAATAACACTATGTTATAACACTATGTTGGGAACCAGAGAACTAACAACAAAGAAAAGCCAcatgagacagagaaaaagactTGGAACAAAGAGCAGAACTGGGTGAGACAGATTaaaaaagccccctccccccagaaatcttCACACTTAAACACAGATGTAAAAAAATTATGTAGTTTCAGAGAAGAGTTTCCATATTATTCGTTTCAGGGATTCCCTCACTTCATAATTCCTCAAAGCGTAGACAATGGGATTTAGCATTGGAGTGACAACTGTGTAGAACAAAGACAGTATTTTTTTGACTTCAGGTGAATAGTTGGATTTGGGTCTCAGGTAGACAAGGCTCCCGCTTCCATAGAATAAAGTCACCACGATGAGATGAGATGAGCAAGTGGAAAAGGCCTTTCTTCTTCCCCCTACTGTAGGCATCTTGAGAATGGTAGTTATGATATGGATATAGGAGATCAGGATGAGCACAAAGGGGAACATGAGGAACACAATAGTGGAAGCTATGGCTTGCATTTCATATTGGTAGGTATCTGTACAGACTAGCTTCAAGACTGCTGGTGCATCACAAAAGAAATGATTGACTTTATTGTGCCCACAGAAAGGAAGATTGAAAATCCAAACTGCTTGCAGCAGTGAGACTGGGATTCCAATCACCCAGACTCCACCCAGCAACTTGTAGCAGAAGGTCCTATTTATGACAGtagcatagtgcagcgggttgcaGATGGCAACGTAGCGATCATAGGACATTGCAGCTAAGATAAAACACTCGGCACATCCAAAGTAGAAGAAGCAGCACATTTGAATGGCACAGCCAACGAAGGAGATAGTTTTGTCCTTCACCAGTAGATTAATGAGCATTTGAGGGACGGTGTCCAAAGTGAAGCAGATCTCAATGAAAGCCAGATTTctcaggaagaagtacatgggtgACTGGAGGGCAGCATCCACCAAGATGATACAAATAATGAGGATGTTGCCTGCTACCGTAGCAAGGTAAATGACCAAAAGCAGAGGGAACAGAAACAACTCTCCTTTGGGCATGCTGGAAAATCCAATCAGGATGAATTCCTTCACCAAAGTTTGATTTCTCCACTTCATTTCTGTGAATGTCTCTGAGAAGATCTAGTGAGAaggaggcagaagaggaaagttaGTCATCTATTCATATAACTCTGATAGTGAGACAGATTTTCCCACACCCTATTCTATTACTTTATTGTTCCATGTTTGTTGCTTCGTGTCCCACTCCTTATTTTTGATGGTACTTAAACTTCTGCTACCATTTGTTAGTAGACTCAGAATTCTTAGAGGCACTGAGGGACCCAGGGACACTCAtccataacattttttttttaaagtagtaaCATGtgatctgaatttttaaaaaacgttgaAATTCAAGAAATTTGAAATTATCTAACTTGAGGCAACTTTGAGGCCGAATGGCTTTTCTGCCACCGCCCCCAAATGGGGTTGTTTAGAATGTTAGATTAAGGTTTGTGAAATCTGTTCAAATCCCCGCTCTATCAAGAACAGTCGGCAATCTCTGTCTCTCAGCACATATAACCTCACAGAGCCTTCTTCATTGTTGGAAGGAAAGTTTCAAGATCTACCAGTGCAGGCATGTAGGTGTATTTGTAAAGAAGGGCAAGAAAAGACCACTGAACATTTATcgtcatcttcatcatcatctatatatattatttatcatCATATACCTACAAGTTCCATGGCCTCATTGCTTACAGAATGTCTCAGAGGTTTGAGGAACAGCATCTTCAATTAATACTATCAGATGCAAACAATGAGCTAACAAAAACAATTGCTCAGTATGCTTGGAtagctacaaaaataaagtagAGCTGGTCCAACCCTACATATTAACTGTTGATATATATTGCATTCCCCATAGTATATTTATAACTAAGTGATTTTAATCTGTTCATTTAGGTTCTTTATTGGATGATCCATGACTGTAAGTAAAACTGATGATGATAACTTCACAGAAGAGTTATACCATAAGTTCAGTGGAAGAAAGTtgtgattaattttttttggtagggaaaaataaaaatgttgtagAGGATGAACATTTTGGTATGCCTGTGCACAATGGCTGCCAGGTCTGACTGGGAAAATTCCTGAGTATTGGGAGCAGTATCTTGGGAGGGCAGAAGTtccaaaagggaggagagagtttAGTGATGGTGTGAAGAAGCCATGGTTACCTTCCAAATCTGTAATTTCCtccaaaagtggcatataagaaccaactcttcttcttcttcttcttcttcttcttcttcttcttcttcttcttcttcttcttcttcttcttcttcttcttcttcttcttcttcttctaaacctacAGACAGTCCAGAACTCTTTCTTTTATTGCTCCTGCAGCCTTGCATTGGGCTTCATTCAGATATATGGACACTTTATCCACTCCCCATTGCATTTTTGGATGGGTTTGCAAAAGAGCTACATATAAGGAAGCCTTTGAGACTTTATAAGTATGAGAGGATGGGAAAATCAAGAATTGCCCAGTGCAAATGCTAGATTGTACTTGACATGGTAATATATCTACAACATGGTCCCAGGTGGAAGCAACTTGAGTGTCTTCTAAGAAAAGTAGTCTATACCTTTTGAAACAAGTATTAACACTAATGTAATTGGTAAATTAAAATGAAGTATTACCAGCCAAACTATTTCCCTGCTTGAACACCTGCCTCCCTGAGTACTTAAAACTCCATGTCAGTCCTCCTATTTGAGGAATGCCAAACTTACCTCAAAAATTCAGAAGCTATGCACTCCAATAGCAGTGAACTGTTGTTGCAATGAAGAAAATTAATGTCTTGCTTCTTCATAAACTGTCACGTTGAGCTGAATGGCAGTGTGATTGCTTCTTTAAGAAAGAGCTGTGGAAAAGTCATGTTGTGATAACACACTCTCTGATATGTATTGAGAACTTCATCGATGTTGTTTTAAAGAACAGAGTTTCTTGCATTAATCCCAAGGGACCCATATATCATTAAGCAATACATTTATCCCACAGTACAGGAAACATCTGAGAGTTGCCAACTTTCTCCATCTGCATTACCTCTTAGCTATAATGGAGTGCCAAAATATTTACATACCAAAATATAGTTAGAAGACACCAAGTACAGCAGTCTCATTACACTTCAACAGGTCTATGCTTGATGAGATTCAAACACCATCCCAGGGTGCCAAAGGTGAACACATGACATAGATAACCATCTTGTAGGATGCCACCTAAATTATTCATTATAGGTAGTTCTTCAGTGAAAGAGCGGccgctctatcagtgctgtggtgagtccaaggtcactgagctcgttgtatgtgggggagcacagaataaacctggcatgccatattagaagtccacactcctaaccactacaagctggctctcctaaccattaACCACCAAGCTGTGGTTGGAGCAGAGGAACTGACAGCTTCCTGTTCATCTTCctgtctcctccttccttcaGGTTGGACAGGGAATAAGCAAGCTGTGGTAGTAACAGAGGAAATGAGAGCCTCCTCCTGTctatctttccctttctcccttcttcatgGGAGTAGGTAAGGGAAATCAGTCTGGATGAATATTTCCCAGCAGTCAGTACCACCATTGACCATGACTTGCACCTAGGTGGCAATGCGGGGACCGGAGTCCTCTTTGGGCTTTCTGCTTGCCACCAGGAAGCTTCTTTTGACTCCCCTGACACATCTTTCCCTCTGACACTCTAGGCCAGGTGTGGCCAAATGGAGGCACTTCAGATTTCTATGGACTgctattaccatgagcccctgggaggagcttatggtaattttagtccatggacaactggagagccacagtttggccacccctagccaAGCCAGTCACTAGTTTCACTGAGTTGGATGGATGTTCCTGCTCAGAGGAAAACACCACTGGTCAGATACATTCAGGAGCATTTTCCCTGCTTCAAGTTGCTTCAGAATGTCATACAAATAGACATTCAAATAGAATGTCAGACAAATAGTCATAGCTTCCTTATGGTGACCCTTTAGGGTATTTAAggctagagatgttcagaggtggtttgccattgcctccttccatgTCATGCCCTTGTTATTTATTGGAGGTTTCCCTGCTTAATTTCCAGGATCTGACCACATGGATCTGAGTGAACTGTGGTTGGAACCATAACTGAGTCATTAGGCCATAATTAATGATGGCAGGAATAGGGTGGTTTGCTCAGTACAAGTAGGAAGAATAGTTGTGCATAAAGATTCAACAGACTATGTAGGGCTGATACTGCAACAGGCAATTCCTATTTGGACCCAAACAGGGAATAATTTGAAGGACAGAGGTGTGGCATGGTCATTGTTGATGACGTGGTTACTGTTAAAGATAGCATTTATTCCATGGATCCAAAAATCATTAATCACGTGCTAATGGtgctataagagcctcttgtggcgcagagtggtaaggcagcgatatgctgtctgaatctgtctgcccatgaggttgggagttcaatcccagcagccggctcaaggttgactcagccttccatccttccaaggtcggtaaaatgagtacccagcttgctggggggtaaacggtgatgactggggaaggcactggcaaaccaccccgtattgagtctgccatgaaaacgctggagggcgtcaccccaagggtcagacatgacctggtgcttgcacaggggatacctttacctttaccttaatggtGCTATTCTATGCATGTGATATTTATTATTTGCTATAAGCTTGCTAATTAACTTCCAAGTGGAGTTATTAAAATTCCGGAAGTCTGCATTATCAGTTTTcccctgggagaagggaagacACTACAAGAAATATAGCTTGGTACAGGGATCACCATGGCGTCACAGCCAGTCTCTGAGCcaaaccaccctcccccccccaaaaaaaaacactgaaaagaaaaaaacctctgaaGCTCATATGTTTTTATAATTGAAACATTTAGTAATTAGAGATTAGAGATTCCAAAGCAAGTATCTTTCTCCAATATGAATTGCCAAAAAGGGCAGTTTTGTATAGTACACAAAGAACAGTATCATAGGGTGCCGACAAGTGTTTATTACAATGAGTTTattaagtttggtgtagtggctaggagtgcggattgctaatctggcatgccggattcgaatCTGCACAACCCGCATGCAGtgaactgggtgaacttgggcttgccacggcactgataaaactgttctgactgagcaggaatatcagggctctctcagcctcacccacctcacagggtgtctgttgtggggagaggaagggaaggtgactgtaagccactttgagcctccttcgggaagacaaaagcaaccaactcttcttcttcttcttcttcttcttcttcttcttcttcttcttcttcttcttcttcttcttcttcttctagttacaCATTTCTCAATGCATTAAAATAAAGGGTCTGAAAGTGCTGATAGATGCCTGAATAACCTTTCACAGTGTATACAGAACTGCTCTAAAATGAAAACTGGAATTCCGCAAGTTTGTCTCATTGCCGGGATTCAACTGGAGGACAGAATGCTAGCTTCGTTGATGCTGACCACATTGTTACCCGAATTGTGCGTACACGTGTCCTTGAACATGTTTATTTGAACTCGTGGGGAAGATTAGCCAAATGATGCGAGAGGGTGGGTAACATAGCGTTAATGGATCGTCGCCTATGTATTTGAGGGTAATTatacctgtaggaactcaaggctgGCACAAACCAGAGAGGAGCCTCAATATTTGATTTTACAATTACTACCTTCCACTAATGAACCAGATGACAAGTCTATCCCCATTTTATCATCTGTTAAGAGCTCAGAAAATTCTGAGGCATTCACAAAGTTTTATCTAGGCTTATGTTGCTCAGGTCTAAAATATGAAAGTTCCTAGATTGTCTGGTTGTTCTTAGACCTAAATTTATATCATTCTATTTGCACCAGTGTTAAATTTGTATGTCCTGAACTTTACTTGCTGGAAGTCACATTGTTCTTTTAAAGACATTAAACGTCTACTGACTACTGGCTGAGAGGAGCCCAGTGCATAACCAACTCTTGATTGGCTAAGTATGGGCCTCTGTCACAGGACACCAGAGAAGGGACTTTTGACAATTGCACTTGCTTAAacccagaaagagcctcttgtggcgcagagtggtaaggcagtagacatgcagtctgaaagctctgcccatgaggctgtgagttcgatcccagcagccggctcaaggttgactcagcctaccatctttccgaggtcggtcaaatgagtacccagcttgctgggggataaatggtaatgactggggaaggcactggcaaaccactccatattgagtctgccaagaaaacactagagggcatcaccccaagggtcagacgtgacccagtgcttgcacaggggatacctttatctttaaaccCAGGAACTTTGTTTCCCTTGGAACAAGAATCTGAGACTCTTCACAAATGTATTCAGGTAGCAGACAATATCACACTGCTCAGTGAGAGATCTTTGACTAATGATTTTATTGATAACTTAATGTGAATTTTAGTCTGAAGACAGTGCTGGAGTATTTATATAgattgtgcatttttaaaatgttttacaatGGCCTAAGGCAATAATATTAATGACTGACTGACACTGGTCAGGGAAGACATTAAGAATATTCTAGATACTGAGCTTCTTTATCAAAAGTGTCAAATTCCTCTCTAGTTTTCCAAACACCCAAATTGATGATTTCCCATTTTACTTAACAAATAATGGCTCCATTGCAATATTTCATGAACATTAT
The Paroedura picta isolate Pp20150507F chromosome 16, Ppicta_v3.0, whole genome shotgun sequence genome window above contains:
- the LOC143825840 gene encoding olfactory receptor 10A7-like, producing MKWRNQTLVKEFILIGFSSMPKGELFLFPLLLVIYLATVAGNILIICIILVDAALQSPMYFFLRNLAFIEICFTLDTVPQMLINLLVKDKTISFVGCAIQMCCFFYFGCAECFILAAMSYDRYVAICNPLHYATVINRTFCYKLLGGVWVIGIPVSLLQAVWIFNLPFCGHNKVNHFFCDAPAVLKLVCTDTYQYEMQAIASTIVFLMFPFVLILISYIHIITTILKMPTVGGRRKAFSTCSSHLIVVTLFYGSGSLVYLRPKSNYSPEVKKILSLFYTVVTPMLNPIVYALRNYEVRESLKRIIWKLFSETT